The sequence below is a genomic window from Myotis daubentonii chromosome 14, mMyoDau2.1, whole genome shotgun sequence.
aaaaaatcagtctccAGTCTCTTCCATATCCTGGAAAGTCGGTGTCCAGGAACTCCCCCGGGATGAGGCTCAATCGTCTGTCTTCCGGGCGAGCCTACAGAAAGTCCAGTTGTGCTCCACTGTGTTCTCATTGGCCCGCTCACTCATGTGATGCACCCGGGTGTTGCGGATCGTGAAGCCTTGTTTTGTGATGTATTCCATCAGGTGGACCCGGAGAGACACCTCCTGGTGATAATCACAGGGTCCAAAGGTGAAGGAGACCTGGCAGTCTCTGGTGTCCATCATGTGCTTATTCCACTTGGTAAAATAGTTTGAGATGCCTTCTAAGAGGGAATGGACCTTGGTGGTGATGGTTAGCTGGGTGATGATGACAGCTACTGGATTGGAGTACTTAGAAAGCTTCCGAGTGCTAGATAATTCCACCACTTCTTCAAAAGTAT
It includes:
- the KCTD6 gene encoding BTB/POZ domain-containing protein KCTD6 isoform X3, translated to MDNGDWGYMMTDPVTLNVGGHLYTTSLTTLTRYPDSMLGAMFGGDFPTARDPQGNYFIDRDGPLFRYVLNFLRTSELTLPLDFKEFDLLRKEADFYQIEPLIQCLNDPKPLYPMDTFEEVVELSSTRKLSKYSNPVAVIITQLTITTKVHSLLEGISNYFTKWNKHMMDTRDCQVSFTFGPCDYHQEVSLRVHLMEYITKQGFTIRNTRVHHMSERANENTVEHNWTFCRLARKTDD